In Candidatus Methylomirabilota bacterium, the genomic stretch CGGCTCGACTGGCCACGCGCGGCGGGCCAGGACCTGCCCAAAGTCGGCAGCGCATGCACGACGGTGGTCGCCCCGGCGTAGGGCTGGTCATCCCGGCCCTCGACGAGGAGGCGGCGATCGGCGCGGTCATCCGCGCGGTGCCGCCGGGGCTCGTGGACGACCTCGTCGTGGTGGACAACGGCTCGACCGATCGGACCGCGGCTGTCGCCCGTACGGCCGGGGCCCGCGTCGTCGCGGAGCCGCGGCGGGGGTACGGCGCCGCGTGCTGGCGCGGCATCCAGGCCCTCCACCCGGAGGTCGCGGTCGTGGCGTTCCTCGACGGCGACGGGAGCCAGGACCCGCGGGAGCTGCCCCGGGTCCTCGACCCCATCCGGGAGGATCGGGCCGACCTCGTCCTCGGCGT encodes the following:
- a CDS encoding glycosyltransferase family 2 protein, with translation MHDGGRPGVGLVIPALDEEAAIGAVIRAVPPGLVDDLVVVDNGSTDRTAAVARTAGARVVAEPRRGYGAACWRGIQALHPEVAVVAFLDGDGSQDPRELPRVLDPIREDRADLVLGVRRYDAGAEHPRHAILGTRAVALVLRWRCGVAVRDIGPFRAIRRDALLALGLRDRSSGWPVEMVVKAARHGLRIAEVEVTQRPRLGGRSKVAGTLGGSLRAGWRFLRVALRQSR